In a single window of the Papaver somniferum cultivar HN1 chromosome 8, ASM357369v1, whole genome shotgun sequence genome:
- the LOC113302288 gene encoding COP9 signalosome complex subunit 6a-like: MASSSSGLTFKLHPLVIVNVSDHYTRVKSQAYHSQLIAGANAPTSSSSPSSLESPRVFGCVIGTQTGRTVEIFNSFELLYDPQTDSLDRAFLLKKEELYKKVFPNFYILGWYSTGSDAHETDMQIHKALMDINESPVYVLLNPTIHHAQKDLPVSIYESELHVIDGIPQLIFVRATYTIETVEAERISVDHVAHIKPSDGGSAATQLAAHLTGIHSAIKMLNSRIRVLNQYLVAMQKGDIPFDNSLLRQVSSLLRRLPAIESGKFQDDFLMEYNDTLLITYLAMITNCSSTVNEVVDKLNVAYDRHSRRGGARSAFI; this comes from the exons ATGGCGTCGTCAAGCAGCGGTCTAACATTCAAGCTACATCCATTAGTAATAGTTAATGTATCAGACCATTATACTAGGGTTAAATCTCAAGCTTATCATTCACAGCTTATCGCTGGAGCCAATGCACCAACATCGTCGTCATCCCCATCATCATTAGAATCACCAAGAGTATTTGGTTGTGTTATTGGTACACAAACTGGTAGAACTGTTGAGATCTTTAATAGTTTTGAACTATTATATGATCCTCAAACTGATTCTCTTGATCGTGCTTTCCTTCTTAAGAAAGAAGAACTCT ataagaaagTTTTCCCAAACTTCTATATACTTGGTTGGTACTCAACTGGAAGTGATGCCCACGAAACAGATATGCAGATTCATAAAGCT TTGATGGATATCAATGAAAGCCCAGTTTATGTTCTTCTCAATCCCACCATTCATCACGCGCAGAAGGATCTTCCAGTGTCTATCTATGAAAGTG AACTGCACGTCATTGATGGAATTCCACAGCTAATCTTTGTTCGTGCAACCTACACTATTGAG ACTGTTGAAGCAGAACGAATCTCAGTCGATCACGTAGCACACATCAAACCATCTGATGGAGGTTCAGCTGCAACCCAAT TGGCTGCACATCTTACAGGAATACACAGTGCCATAAAGATGCTTAACAGCAGAATTAGAGTTCTTAATCAGTATCTTGTAGCCATGCAAAAAG GTGATATTCCGTTTGACAACTCACTGCTCAGGCAGGTTTCTAGTCTCTTACGAAGATTGCCAGCCATTGAATCGGGAAAATTCCAAGATGATTTCTTAATG GAATACAATGACACTCTCCTGATTACATACTTGGCCATGATAACTAACTGCTCGAG CACTGTGAACGAGGTTGTCGACAAATTAAATGTGGCATATGACAGACATAGTCGGAGAGGAGGAGCCAGGAGTGCCTTTATTTGA